The genomic segment ttatttcaacaTGACGTGCTGTCACGTGCTGTGGGGCAGGAATCAACCTGAGCACATCCTCAAATGGATACCAGAGCGCATCCTCTCACATTGGCCAGTAGTAACGATTGTGTCCCACTCTGTGCATACACTTAACATGAACATGTGTCTCACTCACTTCAACAATGGTTCCAGGGTAAACCTCATCGTCATATCTGATGACACACCACTGACCAACAATGTCATCTCTATCCCACTGTACTTCAAGGTCTGGTTGTTCTTGATGCAATGAAGGAACAGCAGAGTTGACTTTGAAGTCGAAGGCCTGAGCTTGGTAACACTGACATTGCAGAATCTGCCTTGTTGAACACAGGCAGCTCACATCACGGTATGTCAGTTTCCCTGGTGCTTGCGTGATGACCTGGTGAATCCGCATAGTGCATGGTACAGCGGGGAGTTGTTGTGGCATCTGCTGTATGGCCTTTTCCACTGTAGCCTCTTCAATGTAGAAGATCTTGACAGCTGTATTGGTGTTTACCAATGCATTGAAAAGATGTTTAGCAGTGGAAATGTCTTCACCTTGGCTCACCAATCTGTCAGCTGTTCTCTTCAGAAGGCCTCCTAAAAAAGTTCCAAGTGCCCGCAGTGAAGCCCTGGTTGTACAATTCAGTTGTCAATAGTTGTTCTGCCTGTATTGTGAGCAGGGACCATCACTGAAAAAGTGGATAATTGACACTGTTGGGCATGTTTCCTTGAGATGGTTAAGTACTGGGGAGAGGTGTGCCCATATGGCAGGTGGACCCTTTTCTTTGCATGGCGAAATTGTTGTGAAGCACAAATGGTCTTCCTCACCACCAATGAAGAGGACCCCTGTATTAAGAGTTGCTTGTTGATGAGAAGAGGCAAAATGGACAGCTTGAATCTCTTTGTGAAACTTGCAAGAGTAGTTTTCAAAGAAATCAATGTGTATGAGGCATTCATTACTCTTCATGTTCTTTTTCAATTCGCTGTAGTAGTTAAACTGGGTCTTGATGTTGAACAAGTGCCTTTTGAACTTTTTTGAGTGGTTTTTGGAAAGTCTCAATCAAGTCCTCCAAAGAACTCTCCATTTCCCTCTTCACGGTGATATTTACAGGCAACTTTTCTTTGCTGTCACCACTTTTCTTCTCTCTGAGGACGGTTTCAGTTGTCCACTGCACACAAGAAACTTGGGTTTGACCATCATAGCCAGACTGAATCTTGAGGTCTTGTAGTTTGCAGTTCTTGCATTCCGCATACATGCATGGCTTAAATGTTGGATTACAGCAAGTTTCCTCAGCAAGAGATTCTAACTCTGTTCTCTCCAGAAGTTTAAGTCCATGAAGTTTCTCCACGATAAATTCCAAGTTTTCATGCCCCTTACATAGACACGTATCTCTGTCTGCAATGGTTGGATGGACTACCCAGTATGGGCGCATTCGGCAGAAGAGTGTATAGGAAAGTTTGCTAGAGACGTTTTCCAGCAGGAATTTCCTGTGGAGGTTTTTCATGGTGTCAGTCATTAACCGCTTCTGCTTTTTTACTTTTCCCTTTGTTACGGTCTGCTTTTTACCTGCTGTTAAACAACTTACGTCATCCCTGGTGTAAAAGGCAACAACCTGGTCTTGCAGTTTTGAGTGTGTGGATATGTATTTCTTCCTGGCAAAACAGGCTATTTTGTCCCCATTTGTGTTCACATTCTTGCAGAATCGTTTGGCTGAGACACCCAGTGTGTCATGAATGATTTTCTGGAACCTgtattttttcaatatttttccaGATACGATTCTGGCGATTAGGttcctggggtctcatttataaacgtggcgtacgcacaaaacggggctgaaaacgtaCGTACGCCacatcccacgcaaaggttgtgatttataaaaaacaaacttgacgggagaatgtgcggtcctccacgcaaactctgacccatgcgtacgcacattatggagacaaaataggaattggcgacgcagatggtgaggtggtgaactgaagtcagactgcaaaaAATAAATGGGAATAACTATAAgagtagaaaaaataaaaatattgatgcctcgcacattttttcactccatatcatccacgttaccatgaagattcaatccagcagtgttatttgcgcttgtactcagtgataactgttccataaactgaaatcttaaataaaaatttgttcttaatatttaatcggcgctgtctcgccgtcacattgtccgctacggagcgcaggagtaggagatggcccgactacatggaatacaggatatcatcaaataccctacaATTAGATAACGGCAGAAAGAGAACGGTCGGACCTGGAACTGAGTGGGTGACGTTAGCATGGACGTAAATGAGCTGTTATTTACTGTTATCCCTCAAAAAGGACTTTACTGATGCAGAGTGCGCACCGACATCTGAAGCTTTGCTAGTTACGCTGCAAAAGCAACAAGGCATCCAGGGATGCAGCAGTCAAGACCAGCTTTGTGACAAACTAGGCCACAAAATCGCCAAAACAGTAAGCCATTTTTTGAAGGGGAGTTtattaaagagtgttttgtGAACTCTGCTGCGCTAATATGcccagagaaaagaagagacgTTTGAGAATGTGTCACCTGACATAAAATTAATATTGAGCAGAATTAAGTTTGGCCTATTGGTCCGACCCTCCAGTCAAAACACGTGATTTGGCCTTGATTTGCATTAtaactgttgtttgtttgtgaagaaaagaagCATGGCCCTCAGAACTAACAATGTATGGTACTTTCACTTTCAATTGattgtttgaaaacattttatgggATGGTCCGAACTGAAATTGCACATTATACCATTCTAAGGGTCTTAAAGTGACGTGTTAtattgttattacatgtgtataaatttgtatagatgtttatacctttgtatagatttttctttaattaaaaacaaaatagttttgcATTTATGACCCCTGTCCTATTTTCactacatgtgaaaatatgtaactaagtaacttttacttaaagtacattttttttttatttatttttattaatttctgtgGGTCACCATAATCCGGTTCAAGGAAATACATCAAACAAGgcgaaacaataaaaaaaataaatcaataaaagacAGATTTCAAAATGTCATCAAAACAGTTTCGTCAAaatttcatttctatttttttatatagtatacttCCCTCAATTCTTATTGATTTTATCAACCCACCCCCACCCAACCAGATCACATCCACCTGAATCACACCCACCAACccacccagatctcccacccacacacacacacacacacacacacacacccacacatccacacacacttaaagtacattttaaatgaactacttattacttttacttgagtaatttttcagataggtatttttacttgtacttgagtaatatttaatcaaagtattggtacttttacttgattacaatattttagtacttttttcCACCTCTGCCCTCAGCTTATCTCCTGACTTGGAGGACTGAGTTCCTTCTAGACTGCTCGACGTCAGCTGTTTttgttctcttttctctcttcctgtatttcttttttaatttgtttatgtacttatttgtttatttttttatttttatctattGGATTTTGTATGTCCTTGCTGGTGtttatttgtctgtgtgcatgggTCTGTGTTGTTTGTCCACGTCTGGTTTGGACCTGATCTGGGTTGGTTTGCGGGTGGGTAAAGGACTTGAGGGGAATTGACATATTGTCTGAATTATGCTTCGTTCACCATGGCCACCGCTGTATGTCATTTATTGTgaaattcaaataaaaagaGTTATAGAGGCAACCAAAGAAAGTTGCTGAATCAGAATTCACACAATTAGTGAAGCAGTTTTAATGTTTGACAGCAGAAAAGCATCAATCAATATTAAAATATCTTATCAATAAATTAGTTCTCTGCTGTAGTACCGTGTTGCAAAGTGCTGCAATTatgctgtgtggcagaaaaaaaatatgatttacaattactcatGAACATATCATGTGGTGTTTCTCGTGTTTTGatggaagttagagtaactagaggggtcaaaggttatatgacgccactgacaaGTACCAAATGAAACATCCCTTGtcgttaaattaaaatacagattTCTTTgagtttgaacattgttggaaacatttgggatagtttaagtacacaactcaacaaaatatctaACATAGGTATCCGTGTTTTAGACAGAAATTTtacatgaaatgaaaatattaGAATTGTTAACCTGCACCTGGCTTACATATAGCATGCTACTAACTTTGTGCACCTTTCTCAACtcccattttctttattttttcggACTTCTGAATTCAGTGAGGATGTTTATTCCTGTGTCAAGTTCAGGGAGTTAATTGTGGCTTTTAGACCAAAATGATCATAAGCTGATGTGGCCAATAACTGTTTTGCCAACTGCCATCAGCAAAGAAATATTTTACCTTATTGTCCCAAAACCAGATGAAGCCAGTGTTTCACAAATCAAATCACAGAtgggttgtttttgtcatcatttattttattttacctttaaaaACCACTACGGTAGAATGTTTTATTAGATAATAGAAAAATTACAGACATTTGTCAAATGGAAAAAATAGATCTCTCTGTGACTAAAGAATCAATCTTTAGTAATAAAATCAACCCTTCAccataaacatttaaacacacagacaacgaGCGTTGAGAAGCAGCAGGTGAAGAGAAGACGTAAACAGCAAATCAACAGTTTAGGTTGCTTACAGAATGAACATTAGGTTCTTCATCATTCTGAGACTTTTGTCTGTCTGACTCATTTGGATTTTCAATTACACTGACCTACAGAGAAAAATTGAATTCAGGATGAAGGCTGTTGCTCCAATTTCTTTTCCTTAATGAAAAGCTGAAGATTTTAAGATCTCCCCAGTAGTAATTGATGAAGAGGTGGCACCATGGCAACAGCATCAACAGTTTCTAAAGTCAAAATAGGACGGTGCCAGAATTACACTTGTTTTTCAGACATAAGAACACATTTTCGTCAGTTCATCCAATGTGTCCGTTCATCTGGGCataacaaaatttaaaaaaatgtaaagatgagaaaacaaagaaatcaGTGCATGCACCACTGTGTTCAAACCACCAGGAGGCAGCACAATCAAGGCACATCAAACAGTTAAAAGGACCACTGCATCACTCACAAGAAACCTGACtttgcataaaaaataaaatgtatgaaagTGGTCTGGGTCAGTAGCACTCCGTGGTGTAGAAAagattattgttatttatatattagaGCTGTGATTCTCAACCAAAAATAAATCTGAGGGGTCACGAGTaaacagaaaaaatatatttctgctgCACAAAATATTCAACTTTTTTGTCTCATTAATTACTAGATAACACATCATCTTTGCATATTAAGGCCCCAATTTTCTTTGGTTGAACTTACAAGTAGACATAGTAACTTCATTTTAAGGGGACATgagccaaaaaggttgggaaacaTTGTGTTGGATGTACAGTACACCCACTTTTAACAGTCAATAACGTGACCTCAGGTTTTGGTGCTACAGACCACAATTGTTCCCTAAAACGACAACAAAAAAAGCGTTACAAGCGTGTCTTTAAGTTCCATCATATGTGCTCGTAGCTGAATTTTTGTTGCAGAGTCCTTCATGAGTAAACGTAATTTAAACCAACTTAATGACAGAAAATCGACATTGATGTCCCATGAAGGCTTCAAAACGGCCTTGTAACAAACTTACATTGTGCAAAAACATGTAAAAGAATATCTCTTtagaattaattaattttgtgtgtgttcgcCTTGAGGCTAAATGAACTGAAACACGTCCTTGCTTTCTCACCACAGGACAGTTTGCTAATGCTCCCAAATGATTTGTTGTGGTGGGGAGGAAGAATAAGGGCGCCGTGTCAGGAACACAATGCCGCCTACCTCATGCAGCATTTAACAAGTCGatatccccccccctcccctctcctcctcttccgtTCCTTCTCCATGTCCTCCCTACTCTtaccaatgttttgttttaaccaGCTTAAACCCCCTAAAACCCTTGTTTAAGGCTACTCAGAGTTCACTTCACTTGGACTCAGTCAAAGAACTGATTTCTTTGTGTCTGCATCCGATTTTTGTAAAATGAATGAAACATACTTTGGAAGAGATTTGCATCACaattaagaacaaatttaaaAATCTGACTTTACTGCCAATAAAGGCCGAAGCCTCAGTCATCATTTCCTCTATGGGACTTTAAGCTCAGTGGCAAAGACACCTAGGTGTTGATCATTAATAAATCCCCCACAGGGACAGTTACAACATACTGCAGAGGAGCCATGAAGGCATAAATCCAACATTTGCGGTTGCAGAAGATGCCGTATTTCAGGTTGTTAGGTCAGCTTCAGCACAGAGAAGAAATCCTCTCCATGCAGTGATAAACAAGTTGAGATAAACTTTATCATGAACCGTGTGTCTACAGTAAACTCAGCCGTGGCTATGGAGTCCCAAAGTgttcaatattaaatgaatagaGGCATTAAATTAATGAAacaattcaatacttttttaaaCCTCAGCGCATTATTGTTAAATTTGATCCTGTTCCTTTTCACAACAACTGCGTTCATTGTTTACTTTATTCCAGcagtttttcaaaaagtacTTTTTCATAAGGCTGGTAAAAAGTACAGAGCCCCTGAAGTCATGAAagatgatatttttttttgtgcacaccATAAAAAATATCTTGTTTTAAGACTCGTAATTATGTTTTTGGCTGTCCAATCAGATAACTTACTCTGCCCTGTTTGTCTtgatgtacaaaaaaaatgtgtgttgtaaaataaataaaaatgtggaaaataaaataaaaaaacctaaagcttttattttgaaaagaagcAGGATGaaagaacaattaaaaaacatatgATGTATCTTGTCTGCATTAATTAATATGAGTATTCATTTTATAATGTCTTAcctatttatttaatattgaacacTGAATCGTAATAATGCGTAATCGTCTACTGAAACGTGTTTTCTACGTACCGATGAGAGGCTATGAGGTTGCAGATAACAGTATACCTGGACTCAGTTGAAAtgctaaaatgtgtttattgggCTTTTAATAGAGATGAAAGCTGGTGGTGATGATTGTTCATCCAGTGATTAATCTCGCCAGGCCTCTGTGTACCTCTGCTTGCACCGGCCCATATTCCACCACTTCTCCATCTACTGTTATTATCCCTTTGGGTGAATGTGGCTCCAGCCTGAGCGCCCGCACCTTAGTGTGCACTAAATGCTGACAGTTAGTAGCCAGATGTGCACCCTTCTCCATAGCTAGGAACAGCTTCAGCAGCGCGGCGCGTGATATCCCCGCTCTGACATAGATAAGATGGATGAAGCCGTCATCCAAGGTGGCGCCTGGGGCTGCCAGCAGGTCCTCCGCCAGGTGGGACTGGTACATGGCCAGCATGAGGACAAAGTCTTCCTCCTGCACCACCACCCAGTCGCTTGGCAGCGGCTGGTCAAGAGGCAGCAGAAGGGAGTCAGACGGGCCTGCAAGGGCTTTGGTGGCGCTTCGAGAAGGCGTGCTCTCCGTTCTCTGCGCTTTGAAGGAGTTGTTGGAGTGGCAGGAGTTGTGAAAAGTGTTCTGGCAGGGAGAGTCTCTGGATGGTCGAGAGGCCGGAGCCAAGGAGGAAACCTGATTGTTACAATGCAGTGTCTGGTTATTTTCCAAACCCTCCTCGTTGCTGTAGTCCTCTGTGGCGGGCAGGTAAGCCAGCTTTCCCTTGTAGACGTGGAGAGAAGCCAGCCTCACCAGCGTGCCAATAGTGAACCGGGCAGCACCgacatgacgatacttctcgCTCTCTATGTCGACGTCGGCCACAAAGCCCCAGGCCAGCGAGAGGAAGGAGAAAAGACGAGGGCTGGAGGCCACATGGATGGAGACCAGGTCCATTTGGGCCACAAGTCTTTGACAGAGCAGGAAACCACAGCTGACAAGGAGCTCCTCACTGAACACCGGCGGGGCTCTGGAGGAACATAGGAGAGAGTTCGTCACAACAGGCAGAGCTGGAAGCATCTAGCCACAGAGATCATCTAATGCTGCCTTCAAGAGATATCTGTAATACAGTGATTGGAAAATATGCTCATGTGAATTAAATGTGAAAGGAGTTTAAATTGCCATCTTATCAGGCATTCAAAACATGTTTGATCAAGAAATCAATTGTTTTAGCAACGTGatatgactttgcgtaaacatacacgcccgctttcttaagccaagatgcgtgttatctgtacgcattttgagctatgcatgtgtaaacatacacaccacttgGCGGGTTatcacgtaaacatacacgccactttctaaagccaagtggcatATCTGTTCGCATTTTGAGCGCCGTATACAGtggacgggttgggtttagtaaaagaagaaagctacggttgggtttaggaaacatgacacgcggtttgggtttaggaaaagaagaacggggttgggtttagtaaaagaagaaagcgacggttgagttTTGGAAACgtgacacgatccccggtcccctgggtgaaagtcctttgttttacccatccaccaacaACTACCACAGAACTACTTCCACTTCAGGCCCAGGTTGCTTTAGGTCAATATTTCCGACGGAATGTACTTGACCGGGAGACaggttgtgtttacagcttgtctttaaagctacattttgtaagaatttctcccatctagtggtgaaactgtatatgacaaccaactgaatattactttatAGCCCTTCCCATTCCAAGcgcgttttaactcctacggtggccgaacccgaaattagcttTTAGTATCTCAATCGCTTACACGCAGCGGTTCTAGCCACTCccatattaactttggtcttgttgctttgcctgtcgcattgtcattttaattctctttttcgatTCCTTGGCGACTGAGTTACATGTTCTCAAGaatcttcaacaggctttcaaatctgccggcagtcgcgagtaatctcccggctggcattcgtcacggtgccactgagtgtaaaagcgcgAAAGGTGGAgttatgtccctctttggctaatgtattttaaagatggaagcGCAACATGGCTGCCGCCAGTCGAGCGATTCActtgtatgtattctgaatgattctgaatgtcagattctacgcttacgagaatactttgattagttggtggaagtaattacacatgaatgagcacatatttgtgaaagaacaaagggttttttgctaagaatcaacaaaagaaattacacaatgtaggtttaaggcAGCAGCAGTTCTAATTACAGGGTCAAAAGGCCATTAAGTGGGCAGAGTTGCACCAGATCCAAAATGGACACCAGTCTAGGACTTCAACTCATGATTATTAACATCATCGATTGATATTTCGGTTacaaaaaatgacagaaaatatatatattatttacatAATCTATTTTGTCCAATCAACGGTCAAAAACCTGTttcatttacaatgatataaaccaagaaaagctgcaaattctcacattttaaGCATTTTTCTTTAACCCTCTGGGGTCTGAGGTTGTTTTCAGACACAGATAATTTTGGCATGCTCTGATATTGTTGTCAATTTGAACAAATCTAAGCAGTATTTTCGaagtactatgacttttttctataaAACACAAGTTCACCTACAATACTATCTAAGTGGAATTTATTGCATGATTGTACTCCTttttaaattactgttaaataaacaagttgtaTAAAGTAGTTTTAGAAGTGTgctgaaatttgtgaaaaaacATTACCTTACCCATTGTGACGAACTATTTTGgtcacttaaaggtgctctaagcgatgttgggtgacgtcacttcttgttgacgttcgaagtattgtcaaacaaaacagaggctagctcgcccctcgctcctcctcatcccgtcccctcccttcCGCACACTAAGCCCCcaaccccacccccaaatccttcttgttggttattggctggacgactgtttgttatgtttcgtggtgcaggttggcgcagtttttgttgccgtttatGGAGCCTGGCCTGtatacagagaccgcgttttgttacagtgtgttcacgggacaggcagctcgcggatagtgagatgtttgctgtatgtgacaaaaagtgttgtagcctaaaaaatgtgtgacatcgcttagagcacctttaaggtgATTGTGTGTCTTAGTGAAGTCTTAGTATGTAACAAGCACAGACACTTTCATCTGCTCCATTGTTTTATACAACTAATTTTCAATCTAAAGAAAATGTTGTTATATGACCAAAAGTTAGTGGTGGGAGGGGTAATGTCTCTTTTCACTGAATATTCATATAAGgtttctgtcaatatttttgcCATGCTTGTATGATAAAAACTCATGAAGCTATTAATctaaaaacatgacatttattttcatccTGCTGAGCTACAGTGGCGGAGCTCTGGACTCTACAGagttaataaacaataaattgaCGAATCAGTTCAGCCCTAGAGCAGTCCTCTAGAAGGAGACACAGTTAATAATCTAGCTTCAAAAATAAGATAAACAGGAAGGCGCACTTAATATTTTTGGGTTAGAAACTGGGTCGAGGCTGTGTTTGGAGGAGTAAGCTATAAGAGGAGTGTTGGGGGGATCAATAAACCAGGAGGCTCAGGaaaaaatcctggagggacagAATCAGCTTATGGGCCTTCAGACATGACAGGCCAGTCAGACAACAAAGACAACCCCATCTGGGAGAATGGAGACAGGGGTGGAAGGTCATGGTAacagccctaacacacacacacacacacacacacacacacacacacacacacacacacacacacacacacacacacacacacacacacacacacacacacacacacacacacacacacacacacacacacacacgcctgctGTTACCACCCACAGCCAATTACAGCGATGACTGGTTGTCTCAGTGGAGTTCACTTGCAGTGGCCCTGCAAATATCTCCATATTTATCATTCTGAATTTATTCACCAGTCCAACTATCCAAATCTAGATTTACATCAAAATTTCCACGGCTCTGTTATTTCTACTCATTGTCTGGTAGAAAGGTCAATAAATaacaatatttacataaataaGAGTACACAGCTATGCCATCAGCTCTTTAAGCTAACATCAGcagctaacatgctcacaataaaAATGCTAATATGTCGATGTTAGCATGTTCTCTATCTATTCTAgtttgttagcatgctaacatttgctaattagcacacaACGCaagtacaagtacagctgaggttGATGGGAACATTGTATGTTTAGTCATAAAGTCAGAAGTATTAGGCAAACTTTGACCTGATGGTGGCACTAGATGAGTTTTGGAATCACCAAAACATCAACCCAATTCATCCTTTGGGGGACATAGATGTCGGTACCAAAttttatggcaatccatccGACAGTTAGCATGGCTTAAAATGTATTGCAAGCTTATAAAATACAGGACACTGTTAAATAATAAACCAGTGGAAACCTTTTACAAGAAGTCAGAGTCTATTTGGGGCCCCTTGTCATATGTTCCAGATGTCTAGGAGTTCCTTCAAGAGTTAGTTCCTCATTGTATAtcattgtagcctaattatTTCTTTTGTTGTGTCCTGTTTACTACCCCATTTAACTAACTATCTATAAATAAAGTAGTTAACACTGGCTCCTCCTCGACCAGCTACAACTATAAAATTGtaataatgtcatattaaaCAATATATCAGTCACAGGGGCCACTTTTCAACTGGATGAACTTtaacactgtttaaaaaaaactgaacattattcATGAAGGTTGAATTtactgttgtatta from the Perca flavescens isolate YP-PL-M2 chromosome 2, PFLA_1.0, whole genome shotgun sequence genome contains:
- the LOC114563520 gene encoding sphingosine kinase 1; translated protein: MDQRRADTSINPVLLYGEFTVTGCRKARCGVSLTEKDLIVQRLLLAPVGRNKVVLSLKDCVGCRAYREDDNADPAAYLAVYFYPLKRRWMSSALSRQRAEHCFRFASLQDPCANLEEAEKWARAVRERSARQQYLRDGVSLSLLSRPSRMMLLVNPQSGKGQALTLYNNHIQRMLNEAGVTHTLVITERQNHARELVKETDLSQWDALVIMSGDGLLFEVINGLLERPDWEEAIQTPLGILPSGSGNALAASIHHYSGAPPVFSEELLVSCGFLLCQRLVAQMDLVSIHVASSPRLFSFLSLAWGFVADVDIESEKYRHVGAARFTIGTLVRLASLHVYKGKLAYLPATEDYSNEEGLENNQTLHCNNQVSSLAPASRPSRDSPCQNTFHNSCHSNNSFKAQRTESTPSRSATKALAGPSDSLLLPLDQPLPSDWVVVQEEDFVLMLAMYQSHLAEDLLAAPGATLDDGFIHLIYVRAGISRAALLKLFLAMEKGAHLATNCQHLVHTKVRALRLEPHSPKGIITVDGEVVEYGPVQAEVHRGLARLITG